A portion of the Lolium rigidum isolate FL_2022 chromosome 1, APGP_CSIRO_Lrig_0.1, whole genome shotgun sequence genome contains these proteins:
- the LOC124689216 gene encoding uncharacterized protein LOC124689216 isoform X4, producing MDPSNSSGSRTRSGLVRRNNIIADPSEESCSKTRSGLVRVKNIVDPSEGSSSKARHELVMVNNSVDSSNASSSRTRSGLARVNNIVDSSEGSQSKTRSGLVRRNIAMDSNGGSCSKTRSGLVRGNIALDFNEDSSSKTRSGLVGGKTAIDSNEDSCSRTRSGLVRISPSIKVENKDEPVIKSLPGERCEADSPGKHGSNQSNDLNAPVIKGPDGCLGEVPVKDQLNYKADQVESKDEPVMKGPDGWWKEEVPRKNGSRHTTDLVQIKDELDSMVQLPDGWLREARPRKNGTTNKLDTYYIDPASGYEFRSLKDVQRYVESGDINKCSCRPKKRTIQDVCVTQNQAHTRASSEYTRPGTADKAIQCEILTSEGIMLPREELFGTYTGNAMLPEFEGIKPIQKYANKVDPLEHKSARMVSAQRASGGKKSVKRKEPSAEVKPKKRKITSKEKIATPPRASSRIAALKVYPEGNAERGDEPTSVNLVNQVQPIQEETTYDSQFNQADTIIQVQTNQKSIANQLQSSQADTVIPMQINDEGSVNQLQSSRADALTKIQTKQENTTIHVQFSQADTIIPTQTNHDDTVNQLHSCQADTAIRIQTNRESTPNQLQASQADTANQMHAMQEYTTSYSQVSKADTMNRKKTNQGNTARQLQSSNEKILIPVQAGQEYVSNHSRWQQRHGHTVNPIQANQEHATNQLKSSQADSGMKIQATQYFANHSEPRQAGTALNHMQINQETIQLQLGQADTMKQMQTMQQNSTNQLIQALTVDKKRSTHEYFTNHPKRSQSDNVNHMQISQGNSAYQIKDGVRMNTSPINQGNSAYQKQSQRVNVNNMQISQGNSAYQLPSDRANSLNQIATQENTTSRSQLIQGLTVNQIQAIRENNTRYLQPRYAENPIRQSDFSQKPEWGHGAPVTNFWENVENQKSSNPVKIEASPTATSSANFQRQYAPAQEPVLPTQAAMPEAADPSGFGLSLFGSSWSDPCIEFAFKTLTGDIPVLDDSPAVRDHFPLQHDLNKIAPPDYSAPSVDDTRNTQFDHAGHHSAQRPSDRFYNGGWFPPQ from the exons ATGGATCCCAGCAACAGTTCAGGTTCTAGAACAAGAAGTGGGCTTGTCAGGCGAAATAACATCATTGCGGATCCCAGTGAGGAATCATGTTCTAAAACCCGAAGTGGGCTTGTTAGGGTAAAGAATATCGTGGATCCCAGTGAGGGTTCATCTTCTAAAGCTCGACATGAGCTTGTTATGGTAAACAACAGCGTGGATTCCAGCAATGCTTCATCTTCTAGAACACGAAGTGGGCTTGCTAGGGTAAATAATATCGTGGATTCCAGCGAGGGTTCACAATCTAAAACAAGAAGTGGGCTTGTTAGACGAAACATCGCTATGGATTCCAATGGCGGTTCATGTTCTAAAACACGAAGTGGGCTTGTTAGAGGAAACATTGCTTTGGATTTCAATGAAGATTCATCTTCTAAAACACGAAGTGGGCTTGTTGGAGGAAAAACTGCTATTGATTCCAACGAGGATTCATGTTCTAGAACACGAAGTGGGCTTGTTAGAATAAGCCCCTCCATTAAG GTAGAAAACAAGGATGAACCAGTCATTAAGAGCCTGCCTGGTGAACGTTGTGAAGCAGACAGTCCAGGAAAACATGGATCAAATCAGAGCAATGATCTG AATGCCCCAGTCATCAAGGGGCCAGATGGATGTTTGGGTGAAGTACCAGTAAAGGATCAATTAAATTACAAGGCTGATCAG GTTGAAAGCAAAGATGAACCAGTCATGAAGGGACCTGATGGATGGTGGAAAGAAGAAGTGCCCAGAAAGAATGGATCAAGGCACACTACTGATCTG GTCCAAATCAAGGATGAGCTTGACAGTATGGTTCAGTTGCCTGATGGATGGTTGAGAGAAGCCAGACCAAGAAAGAATGGAACTACAAACAAGCTTGATACG TACTACATTGACCCAGCTAGTGGTTATGAATTTCGCTCCCTGAAGGATGTGCAACGCTATGTTGAATCAGGAGACATAAATAAATGCAGTTGTAGGCCAAAGAAGAGAACTATCCAGGATGTTTGTGTTACACAGAACCAAGCTCAT ACAAGAGCATCATCAGAATACACAAGACCGGGTACCGCTGACAAGGCCATTCAGTGCGAAATACTAACCTCAGAAGGGATCATGCTTCCTCGGGAAGAACTGTTCGGTACATATACTGGAAATGCGATGTTACCAGAGTTTGAAGGCATTAAACCAATACAAAAATATGCCAACAAGGTTGATCCATTGGAACACAAGAGTGCGCGGATGGTCTCTGCGCAGCGTGCTTCAGGGGGGAAGAAATCTGTTAAAAGGAAAGAACCAAGTGCAGAGGTGAAACCCAAGAAGCGTAAAATCACTTCTAAAGAAAAGATTGCAACACCTCCCCGAGCGTCATCTCGGATAGCTGCATTGAAGGTTTATCCTGAAGGAAACGCTGAGCGTGGAGATGAACCGACTAGTGTAAATCTTGTCAATCAGGTACAGCCTATTCAAGAGGAAACTACATATGACTCACAGTTCAACCAAGCAGACACTATCATTCAAGTACAGACCAATCAGAAGAGCATAGCCAATCAGTTACAGTCGAGCCAAGCAGATACTGTCATTCCAATGCAGATCAATGATGAGGGCTCTGTCAATCAATTACAGTCTAGTCGAGCAGACGCGCTCACTAAAATACAGACCAAGCAGGAGAACACTACCATTCATGTACAGTTCAGCCAAGCAGATACTATCATTCCAACGCAGACCAATCATGATGACACTGTCAACCAGTTGCATTCGTGCCAGGCGGACACTGCCATTCGAATACAGACCAATCGGGAGAGTACTCCCAATCAGTTACAGGCGAGCCAAGCAGACACTGCTAATCAAATGCATGCAATGCAGGAATACACTACCAGTTACTCACAGGTGAGCAAAGCAGACACTATGAATAGAAAAAAGACTAATCAAGGAAATACTGCCCGTCAGTTACAGTCGAGCAATGAAAAGATACTCATTCCGGTACAGGCAGGACAGGAATATGTTAGCAATCACTCGCGGTGGCAGCAAAGGCATGGGCACACTGTGAATCCAATACAAGCTAATCAGGAACATGCCACCAATCAGTTGAAGTCGAGCCAAGCAGATTCTGGCATGAAAATACAGGCTACACAATACTTCGCCAATCACTCAGAGCCGAGGCAAGCAGGCACTGCTCTGAACCACATGCAGATTAACCAGGAAACCATTCAATTACAGTTGGGTCAAGCTGACACTATGAAACAAATGCAAACTATGCAGCAGAATAGTACCAACCAGCTGATCCAAGCTTTAACTGTTGATAAAAAACGGAGTACGCATGAATACTTCACCAATCATCCAAAGCGGAGCCAAAGTGATAATGTGAATCATATGCAGATTAGCCAAGGGAACTCTGCCTATCAGATAAAAGACGGAGTACGCATGAATACTTCACCAATCAACCAAGGAAACTCTGCCTATCAGAAGCAGAGCCAAAGAGTTAATGTGAATAATATGCAGATTAGCCAAGGAAACTCTGCCTATCAATTACCATCGGATCGAGCTAACTCTCTGAATCAGATAGCTACGCAGGAAAATACCACCAGTCGGTCACAGCTGATCCAAGGTTTAACTGTCAACCAAATACAGGCTATTCGGGAAAACAATACCAGATACTTGCAGCCACGTTATGCTGAGAATCCTATCCGGCAGTCTGATTTCTCTCAGAAACCTGAGTGGGGACATGGAGCACCTGTCACCAACTTTTGGGAAAATGTTGAGAACCAGAAGTCGTCAAATCCTGTGAAAATAGAGGCGTCGCCTACTGCAACCTCCTCGGCAAATTTTCAACGCCAATATGCGCCAGCCCAAGAACCCGTTTTGCCAACGCAGGCTGCAATGCCCGAAGCTGCTGATCCATCTGGGTTTGGCTTGTCATTATTTGGAAGTTCCTGGTCAGACCCTTGCATCGAGTTCGCGTTCAAGACCCTTACAGGTGACATTCCTGTTCTGGATGACAGTCCAGCTGTTCGGGACCACTTCCCTCTGCAACACGACTTGAATAAAATTGCACCGCCAGATTATTCTGCTCCCTCCGTGGATGATACTAGAAATACACAATtcgaccatgccggccaccactCGGCGCAAAGGCCATCAGATAGGTTCTACAACGGTGGTTGGTTCCCTCCACAGTGA